The stretch of DNA gaaatccaaaggtgctggaaagcttcttctccaaccctcaaagccaaacttcacccatgagagctgacagcatgcaatcatttttgaagtgacattctcataaataaaggtgagcaatgatacttaatgtgtactttttggttatcatgtttaaaggtttgtcattgctcacagtggccttgtattcattaggcatttccagaatagtatccagcagtttcttgtgagctgagctgaatcatttttcttttaatacatgtttaacattcacttgagtattacttgttgtacataactgtggctctgaaacaaaggctctcctgaaggagaagaagagagcctttagatcaggaaataaggaggagctgagagctgtgcagaaggatcacagaaggaaaatcagggatggaaaacacacctacagaaagaagatggaggaccagctactgcagagcaacaccagtggagtttggagaagcttgaactcaagttcaggccacaaaccaagcccactctgagacttagtgtagagtgggtgaacaacttggaccactagaactaccagcattttcacactactcctttttctaccaagcgcctccaaatggcagtttacatctcattaggccaccttttgttatgtacacggggccagtagatcggaatgtgtgtgggatgggtgtgggggtggggatgggttaccactgatgacccagggtcgccaggtgtataaaaagccaggtcacaacacatatttcacctttaataagaacaaatttgtaattgagatcccagattttgaagagatgttttgtgttctccgtgcttcaggttcacagcagatggaaggaaactcaaacagccactaatgtagccgttgtgctgactgtagactgagggatctcttcaaattgttgtattcctcctcttcctcgtcacccactgcttcagatcttgctgtcaccatcagactgcagcagttatgttatttagccatgaaacatgtcgtcaccctcccttgatttttttcaggcttttcagaaaacacaaaaaactgaactgaatgttgaaaatttaatttggacaaaaataaaatttaaaaaatgtctttgaccatttttttaggagggtgacgatatataaccttgttcagcctgtttaggaatgcactgagatcaataacctaatttccaacgcagatctggagaaacagcaaaaaccaacgggaccctacacagccacagatgctgctccagagctagaagttctaaaccataaacaccaacctgggaaacttgctaagtgtgacaggtccaacataaccccagatacagcccagccacagggtgaaccaaatctttcagataatgacaacagagaaccaaacgcacctccctcctaaactcaccagcctgcaccaacctgacatttctcctccctgagttaaatagatgaatggaagttaaatggttacaaacataaaaaccacgggtccacagacaggagcagtgagctgaaatcaacacaaagctacctgagaggctgtattgaactactatatataatttaatcatttgtcctgactggtttcacctcagatgttctttctccttttggtagatttctcccacctctgttttgatgccaagaagaagaagaagctgcttcagagaagtgggcttcatggtctcagtgcacagcaacatgtgttttcactgccacaatcaaaacattgaataaaatctatgtattgttgtttggaaatgtgtcacattactacatgctaaggtgtgttattaaagaaaaaaatgagttctatttttctggtttgatgatatccgaagcttttgattcaaaacgtttattttccactggacaaaatatttactgttgcacatttatttctcatagggattttttctttccatatttcagtctctggttcttgagagtcatggctctgtctggtctctgacagagatccttaaaaatattattggaaagtacctattaattttactttcaaacagctttatgtgaatgttatcttttcatttataatttttaatatattgatcacagtgtagtgtaccgtagaggcatccaaaaataatgagactgggctgcttgtgtgtgatttggaaggtttgtgtctgtctgtgactctgcagaggttaaagctgtgatccagtctcagtctctgactgaaggttgctgagactctgattagatacacaatgtgaagttcacaattctctaaacaaataaaatggtaatgacaaacatgaacagctgtacttatttcagagacatgaatgtttacaaacataatatttattttaaggattggacttcataaagcgcactgatgttagagtgtgtgttcatatttaaatcattttgtaggctgaaattgtaacggtggacctgagatggtccagagaaagtaaacacatgttaattggagtaatatcaacaacagactgagacagacagctgtgaaatgcgcacacaatgacgtcacctcattcactgctagctacactgctagctacatcgtatcattcatgatcatctatgtaaacaacgtttaaagaagccgccacagctctgcagctgtaactgtttcaaatcatatatttttgctcgtttgaactctgaggatgtttttaaaacggtcttaaaaggctgtttctatggtggttgtcacggacgcctcagcagcttcttaggctaacctggcgcgtccggttcctgctgctagctgtctgccgcaggaaggctgcgtcccatttcaaagagccgccgctccgtcgtaactgtggctcaaacaccactttatcctttaagaaaaggccttttatagccactgatgacacacacacactaatgcacgtcactgtcacagtgtgacttcactaaaacctctaaagtattgtttataaaatggaaaatgaaccgggcagggctctgatgatggaggctctgcagctgacgtttcacaatcctgattgactcgctgtacattcctataattaatcagagcagagtttagactgcacagtgtgctgcgctcactgttactgtgtcagctgctgccttcatatatgtttgctgctgaggtttgatgaagcaggtggaggagagtcaaagaagtaaatattaatccacttattatgcaattactaaccctaaccctagctcagcatacaataacgactgccggtattattagtttgggaaggagtcattttggtcgcagttttgattataaaataaaagggaaaatataaacaaacaaaaagcttaacattgtgaagacttggaagaacaatgtgacactgatgagaggattaggcttcccaggtcattcccaggccaaaccggctggtgatcagaattattttaattatttttttacccagtttcgctggcggtgcagcgctcagagCCTGTacgaggtcccgggctgaacttcaagcccagcccgtccctccagacaatactcactgctccactataatgaccgctttactctcatctttctattgtttttaatggacagttccgcttacaattacagttcaatgatgtgaggatccttggtacagtatacagcgggctgtaaatgaatgcgcttccactattactgctcctcctggtggatcaacaagacattaccaccattttccccaaatgctgcttaggggcgttcccaccagtggccggaattcctacgtcattagcgggggatcgcgtttaggccaaggttcggccacgaatcggccaaggaccggccaaggtcgcgtcacggatcggccggccattttcggtggctgcatctgtattaAACACACTTTTTTCTGTACAGGAGAGTCAGGGTATTTTCCTTTCACAGCGTCCTGTGGTGCACTCCTTTCCACGTCCAGTCCACTTTAGGCGGTTCCTGGCAAAGATGTCATAGGATTTGTCCATAAATGGCCTCACAGGTGACCACGTCATAAAACGAGCCAACCAGCCGAGGCCTACTGCGCTATACATCACTGCAAATGCTGGGACTCCGCTGTGAACCTGCCAACACACAGCATGGAGCTGTATATTACAATGCTTAGGATAAACTGCATATTGACAGATTATTTAAAGTCTTGGTTGGCTCGGGCGTTTACCTTGTCTTTCTCATCAATCACGTGCATTTCCTTCATGGCCATCTCATAGGTAATATCCTTGTACTTCATTCCATCATAGTCTGGCAGAGAGATATCAATAAAATGTACTTTCTCAGGCCGGTTTCTCTGCAGAAACTGGAGGAACTGGATCTCTGTCACACATATGGGACAAAGCCCATCATACAGAACCTGGAACAGAGCAGAGAATAGACGTTCACAGCACTGCTGTGCTCAATTCTCTATTTCATTTAAGGTCACAAGAGCAATATTATTAATGGTGAGGAAAATAGATTTTCCAGCTGGAAGAAGTTGAGATGCACTTTACTAACATATTAATATTTACCTAAGGAAGTGTCTGATATTTCAtccctaattttttttaaagtcagttaaacttcagggatatcactctgtccacttaggaagcacaAGACAGTTTACGGTGTCTCAGGAGTGTGGAGGAGACACCAGGAGATGGACTGTTACACAACAAGAGCTGGAGGGCTGTAGAAGGAcatcaacccagcagcaggaccgataaccgctcctttgtgcaaggaggaacagagcCCCACAGAATGACCTATTTATGCATGTTTCTGATCAGACTATCAGAATCAGACTCCATGAGCATGGTATGACGGCATGATGTCCTTTAGTGAGACTTGTGCTCACAGACCTGCACCTTGCAGCTCAAATGGCATTTGCCACAGAACACCAGGACTGGCAGGTTCATCGCTGAACCCAGTTCTCTTCACAGATGAGTGCAGGTCCACAGTGAACACAGACGTGACAGACGTGACTGAATCTGGATCCCTTACGCAAAGGTTATCACTGAcacccttcatttttttgagcaataTATAAAAGGATAGTCAGTaagaaaaaattatatattttgtcTATGTTCACTTGGTAGGTGTCTGCCTGTCACCTGGTAGGTGTCTGcatattctttttcttctggCCTCTCTTAAGAGGTTCTGTATATGTCCTCTAGTCTGGGGAGCTCAGCAGTCTTGATGATGCGATGGAGAGCTTTTCTGTTGTACCATACTGAGACACAGTATGTGAGGACGGACTCTTTTCAAGAAAACATCTTAATCTTTATGAGACTGTGTGATCAGGAGTCCAACTTTACATCAACATTCTTGAATTACTTGAATTTAGTCCAGGATAACCTAGAAGAACTAAAATTTTAGTGGCATGTTGTCACAGTGTGTTAGtatgtcatattttatttatgtttttacagtTCTGCCGTTAAATCAAGTAATGCGGAATCATACTTTGCAAGTTTTAAGTATTAACCAGTACTTCAGCCCTAAAAAGGTTTTATACACTTGCAGGttagcagaaagaaaaagcctGTGGAAGAAGCTCACCCTGACACCAGCAGACTCAGAGCTGAAGGTCCGATGCTGATGTTTGCAGAGGACAGATGACGCTCCTAACGCCCGTCTTGAATTTACACAACTGGGCAATCTGGACAAACCCGAAGACAAGCATGTTCTCACCTTTGGAAACATCACCAAATCATCTGAAGTTGCAAAATGACAACTACTCAGCAACGAACCACACGGCGGTTGCAGTAGCTACTACCTGATTTTTTTCCCGAGCTATCGTTTATATTATACAAGCGCTTGAGTAACTCTTAAATAACCTTTTCTTCCCCCTTTTAGAGAATCGACAGTTTGGGTTAATTTTCGCCACCTAGTGGGCTGGAGTGCGAGTACCACCATGTCCTTTCATTTacatatacaaacaaaaatgctgtgAGTATCTGTTTACATTTCCATCTTCTATATTCCAAATCCAGTCtctttaagaaagaaagaaagaaaataataattctctgggtgaaaataccttgttgatgccagaggttagaggagaatggcccaactgctttgagctgattggaaaacaacagtaattcaaataaccactcattacaacaaaggtatgcagaagagcatctgtgaatCTCACCATGTCGAACCTAGAAGCAGACgggtcacagcagcagaagactacaccaggtgccactcctgtcagctaagaacaggcaactgaggctgcagtttaAACAGGTTAACCAAAATTGAACAGTTGAagatgttgcctggtctgatgagttttgatttctggtacaacattcagatggtaacgtcagaatttggtgtaagtaacatgaaagcatggatccatcctgctttatatcaacagttcaggctggtgttggtggtgtaatgatgtgagggatattttcttggcacacattgggccccttagtaccaactgaacatcatttaaacaccacagcctacctgagtattccTGCTGTCCATGTCCATGCCTTTAAgactacagtgtacccatcttccgATGGCTGCTTCCTGTAGGGTAACATGCTATGTCACAAACCTCAAATGATCTCAatttggtttcttgaacataacaagGACTCAAGTGGCCGCCACAATTACTAGATCTCAatcctttgggatgtggtggaatgggagattccaCCATATCACAACTGGcacatctgcagcaactgtgtggtgCTATAAGtcaatctctgaggaatgtttccagcaccttgttgaacctgtgccattaaaaataaaggcAATTCTTAAGGCAAAAGGTTGTCCAACccagcaaggtgtaactaataaagtggctggtgaggcTGGTTTAATTTCcatgaaaatgtaattcatCATCCCATCATTTGAATTTTATGTTGTTGTATTGCTATTAAAACATCTGGTTTGCTGTCTGAATACCTGATTACTGATTAGGCTAAATTGGAGCATATTATGGCTTGTCAAGACATCTTAAACTTACTGCgatgctaaaaaaataaataaataaaataaaataaaataaaatctgacagCATCTCCCAAAGATACACCAATAACCCATCCCTGATTTATTTGCCAATTTCAGTGCAGAAAGCTTGAACTCTGAATAAAATACTAATTTTGTGAGATGAGTTCTGAGAAGTATATAcacatttagttttagtctgcTATACAAAGATGGTCTGTAGATATAAAACACTGTTAGATCTACAGTAGTGTCAGGAATTATTTCAAAACAAGTGTTCAGTTAAATTGAACCCCATTTGTATACAGATAGTCTGTAGCTCATAGGAAGTGCTTATATTTTGgaaaaattaaatatgtttCTTAGTCTTGATCTTTTAGCAATGTAAAATCCATGAACCTCTATAATGCACACTTATTTGCAATTTgagtgggtcttttttttttaattttctaatgTAATTTCTCACAGAACCCTTTTCATAAACTAAAGCTGAATCAGTTTGAACATGTCATAATTTTGCCTTCACATTCAATAACCATATGCCCCAACACTGCTGACATCGAATATGTAGCCAAGACTCAACCAATTTTCAGCATCAGCATGTAAACaggtgctttgtttgtttttcactagATAAACAAAATCATTTTGGGGTTAATTCACTTTTAGTTAAGCAAAGCATGCAGACAGACCATAAAATTAAGACCCACCATCCATCCTGCTGTGTTTTaagcagtttctgttttttcagtTACTACTGCTGATGGCTGCagattctccttcaggattttctggtagagagcagaattcatgattCCATCAATTATGTCGAGCCATCCAGGTCccgaagcagcaaagcagccccagaccatcacactaccaccaccatgtttgtcTGTTGGTATGAAATGCTGTGTCCAGTTACATCAGACGTAACCtttcaaaaagttcaacttttgtcagTTAgaccacagaatattttcccaaaggcCTTGGgaatcatcaagatgtttttttctttttttttcagcaaatgTGAGGCAAGCCTTCGtgctctttttggtcagcagtggctTTTGCCTTAGAATCACTTTTTTCACACCGGGTCAGGGAGATTTGGATGGTTTCTttcataaatgaaatcatcattttaaaactgcattttctatttgcacaggttatttttgtctaacattaaaatatgtttgatgacctgaaacatgtaagtgggacagatatgcaaaaaaactaaacaaaaaaaactctaagaaatcaggaaggggacaGATTCCTGGCACTGCAGATGCCAGCTTTAAAGGTTTCCCAACAGAACATTGCACAGAAGCAAAATAATCAATATTCACTTAATCACTCAGTGGTTAAATGCTACGGCTGATCAGTGTACATCACTGactatattttattcattttgaccaccccacccccaatatgcatgcacacatattGCCTACACAGAGTTCAAAGGGCCTCAGCAGTAACACACAATGTTTCAACCTATAAAAAGACGGCATGTTTAGAGAGGCAGATTTTGGCAGTTCTGTTTTCTACCTCCTAGAAGCATTTATTACGATCAGTGTCTGGAGCTGGGTTATTGCTATCTTCTGTATGGTCACTCGTATTTATCATGTCAGCACACGTGATGAGATCAAAGGCTTCATAACAGGGTGAACTCTGTCCCCGTGCCACTGTCTGGCACAGGGACAGAGTTCACAGGCTGGGCAATACAGTTTTAAGGATTGAGCAGAGGTGAGGTCTTGTGAAATTTACATAGGATGTAAAATATGTGAATATAACTATTTCTTTGAAACGTTGcagttgtttattttctgttcacTTATTCTAGCTGTTCCCATTTTCCAGCTGGCGAATTGAACATGCCCCCTGCAGCAGTAACCAATCTAGGCTACACCCCACCAGACGGAGGCTGGGGCTGGGCTGTCGTCTTCGGTGCTTTCATCTCCATAGGATTCTCGTATGCCTTTCCCAAGTCCCTCACCATCTATTTCAAGGAGATTCaggaatatttttcagtttcctACAGTGAGATTGCCTGGGTGTCCTCAGTCATGCTCGCTTCTATGTATGCAGGAGGTTAGTGGCGGTCATACTTCAAGTATTgacaaatgtattaaaaaaaattggcatATTCCCAAGCAGCATATCCCATGACTGGATTTGTCAAGCAAATTTTGTGCCTCAGAACGGTACCAAAAAATGTAAGAtatttctctcctgtgtgcagGTCCTGTCAGCAGTGTACTAGTGAACCGCTATGGCAGCAGACCTGTGGTTATAGCTGGTGGGGTCCTGGTTTGCACCGCCATGGTTCTTGCTTCTTTTGGCACTAATATTATACACCTGTATCTCTGTGTTGGACTAATTGGAGGtaaattatgttttcttttttcattaaaagTTAGACAGGCCAGTCCTACGATGAAATAAACGGCCCTTTAAAATGACTCACTTTCTTAAAGTGCACATGttaacttcagtttttttctggtAAGGCTGCTGCTGTCCTTTGTAATGTTTGCTTTATGATACCTGGTTGTAACTGGACTATACTGAAGGAAGCAGTGGTTGTGTTGTATTCAGTGGTTTACTATCAGGATAAGCCCAAGAGGATTGCTTATGTTCCGATATAAAGGTAAATGTTGGTCAATCAGTGCAATGAGTATAATAACAAAGTTATAATCCCCTCTTAAAACTGTGACATTAAAGCAATGTTTAGACTTTGGTCAAACCTTTTCTAAATGTCCTGTTAAATCAGGTGCAATTTGaacattcacacatgcacatatacaGACCACATGATCATTTTACTAACTGAGAGCAAACACAGCTCTCAGACTTTAAACCTAATCTTTAATCTAGTAGAGCTGGACCAACCACAGAGGTAGCAGTTGtagattttgggttttttttttggaaataaatACATCACTGATATGAAATTAATGGCACAGGTAAAAATAAGGGCTGCATCCAACTACTAACAGTTTTGTCATTACTATATATTTTGCAGATTATACTTCTAAGTCATCAATTATATGaattaaatacaattttaaaaaagataacaaaaagtaattaaatatcTTGACAAACTCTTCACGCTGCTTCTTCTGTCTGACCAACAGCCCAAAATCAAaagatatttaatttattttttttatttttttttaaagcctgtcatgtctggtagatcttgcaagcagaactgtgatctgaatgcgttgttgtgccaaacatatttgctatttcaagatgagctctataggttctcaataggctcttcttgttgatgttttaaccctttattttatttatctgagttatttttaacatacaatgtaacagccagagctgacaggctggagaaaaggaaaataaagaaaagaaaaagggagagagaaagagagcaaaaaaaggagaatagaaagaaaaaaaagaggaaagagctTCAATTTATGATCATAAATGACACGGAAAAGGAAAGTAAGTGTGACAGATAAGTTGGTAACAGAAAACAGCATTAGCATTTAGCCTTTTTTTGGACTCTTGATCAGTAGTAGTTAAATCTGCTGCTGATAAAGTGATTATCTAGATGTAATAATCTCAGTGTTTCTAAATCTGTCATGAATTCCAACAGCAAGCAGCTTTACAGGTGTGCAGTTTTCACTTTAGTGTAAATATTCTAAAGGAAATTAATTTATGAACTACCGTGTGTAATTTTATCCCAATTTTTAACAGGTTTTGGTCTCGCCTTTAACTTGCAGCCCTCTCTGACGATCATAGGGACTTACTTCCAGGCGAAAAGGCCACTCGCCAATGGACTCGCTATGACAGGAAGTCCAGTTGTCCTCTCCACTCTGGCTCCTCTCAATCAGTTTCTGTTTGATTCTTTTGGTTGGAGGGGGAGCTTCCTCATCCTGGGATCCATTGTTTTGAACTGCTGTGTAGCTGGTGCTCTGATGAGACCAGTCAACAAAAGCATACAACGCAAGACAAATAATGAAGCATCAAAGTGTAACAGTGAGGCCGCTGAGGAActtgctgctgctgtagacACCAGCACCCACTCAGATAACCTTCAGACTGAAGAACATCAAAGTGAGAAGAAGGGTCAGGGTTTTATTCAGAAATTCACAGATGTCTCACTGTTCAGACACAGGGGCTTCCTCATTTATCTAATTGGTAATGTGGTTctgttttttggcttttttgctCCTGTGGTTTTCCTGGCTCCGTATGCCAAACACCAAGGGATTGATGAATATTCAGCAGCTTTCTTGCTCTCTATGTTTGCTCTGGTGGACATGTTCATTAGACCAGCAACTGGCCTCATTGGCAACACCAAGTGGATCAGGCCAAGAATAcagtattttttcagttttgctgttttataCAATGGCATATGTCACCTAATGTGTCCACTGGCATCCGGCTATACAGGTCTAGCTGTATATGCTGTCTTCTTCGGTTTGGCATTTGGGATGCTCTCTGCACTCCTTTTTGAAGTTCTGATGGACCTTGTTGGAGCTCATCGCTTCTCCAGTGCAGTTGGACTTGCCACCATTATTGAGTGCGGACCAGTCCTTCTTGGACCTCCAATttcaggtttgtgtgtg from Archocentrus centrarchus isolate MPI-CPG fArcCen1 chromosome 7, fArcCen1, whole genome shotgun sequence encodes:
- the LOC115783673 gene encoding uncharacterized protein At5g50100, chloroplastic-like; translation: MFPKVRTCLSSGLSRLPSCVNSRRALGASSVLCKHQHRTFSSESAGVRVLYDGLCPICVTEIQFLQFLQRNRPEKVHFIDISLPDYDGMKYKDITYEMAMKEMHVIDEKDKVHSGVPAFAVMYSAVGLGWLARFMTWSPVRPFMDKSYDIFARNRLKWTGRGKECTTGRCERKIP
- the LOC115783220 gene encoding monocarboxylate transporter 2-like, which encodes MPPAAVTNLGYTPPDGGWGWAVVFGAFISIGFSYAFPKSLTIYFKEIQEYFSVSYSEIAWVSSVMLASMYAGGPVSSVLVNRYGSRPVVIAGGVLVCTAMVLASFGTNIIHLYLCVGLIGGFGLAFNLQPSLTIIGTYFQAKRPLANGLAMTGSPVVLSTLAPLNQFLFDSFGWRGSFLILGSIVLNCCVAGALMRPVNKSIQRKTNNEASKCNSEAAEELAAAVDTSTHSDNLQTEEHQSEKKGQGFIQKFTDVSLFRHRGFLIYLIGNVVLFFGFFAPVVFLAPYAKHQGIDEYSAAFLLSMFALVDMFIRPATGLIGNTKWIRPRIQYFFSFAVLYNGICHLMCPLASGYTGLAVYAVFFGLAFGMLSALLFEVLMDLVGAHRFSSAVGLATIIECGPVLLGPPISGALVDYFGDYKYMYYACGVFMLVSGIFFFIMHYYNYKKLDEEHRLTAAAETGSPEEAVQLKMNQDDRTVTETDE